AGTGTAGAAACTATTATTTCAATCCTCAGCAAAATAGATGCTCAAGAACCCTTAAAGCCCCTGGTTCAGGAGATTAGCAATGGCGATATCCAGGGGGTAGTGGCAACTGTTGGTTGCAATAATGTCAAGATTACCCATGATTACCTGCACGTAAATTTAGTCAAAGAATTAATCAGCAAAGATGTACTGGTTGTGACAACGGGCTGTTCAGCTAATGCCCTGGCCAAAGCTGGTTTGCTCAATAGTGAAGCTACGGAAAAGTGGGCTGGGCCGGGCTTGAAGAAGATCCTGTCTCTCCTGGGTCAGGTAGCCGGTCTGGATAAACCCTTGCCGCCAGTCTGGCACATGGGCTCCTGTGTAGATAATTCCCGGATTGGTGATGTGCTGACAGCTCTGGCAGAATACCTGGGCGTGACTGTTCAGCAATTGCCTGTTGCCGCTTCGGCGCCGGAACATCAGCATGAAAAGGCCCTGGCTATCGGTACCTGGGCTGTAGCCATGGGATGTCTGGTTCACTTAGGAGTAATGCCTCCGATATTAGGGGGGCAGGAAGTCACTGCTTTCCTAACCAGTGGCGCAGAAGAGGTTCTCGGAGGCAAGTTTTTCGTAGAATCCGACCCTGTAAAAGCTGCAACGGTTATTTATGAACATATTCAGGCCAAACGCAAGGGACTGGGCTTATAGGAGGCAGTGACAATGGCCTGTTTACAGCGAGAGATCGTTATTGTCGGCAACAGCATTGCCGGGATTACTGCTGCCCAGGAATTGAGGAGGCTTGTTCCCTGGCGGAAAATCACTATCTTGACTGCTGAGGCAGAGGGCGGATTTTATAGTAAACCGCTATTAACCTACTTTCTGGCTCAGAAAATTCAGTCTGAACAAATCTATATTAAAACGGCTGCGGCCATAAAGGAACAGGGGATTGAACAAATTACCGATTATAAAGTACAGGCTATTGATGTTAACCGGCGACTGATAGTTGATAAACAAGGAAAGGAAATCCAGTATCAAAAGCTATTGATTGCCAGTGGGGCTGACCCTGTGGCTATTGACTTGCCTGGCGTCGAACTCAAAGGTGTTACCCCATTACGTACATTGGAACATCTACAAATCATCAAAGCTAGATTACAGCAAACCCAGAAATGCGCTATCATTGGCGGGGGATTGGTGGGCCTTAAAACTGCCTGGGCTTTGCGGGAACTGGACAAACAGGTAAGCATGATTATTTCCTCCAGTTATCCTTTTTCCCAGGGCCTGGATAAAAGAGCAGGTGAAATCCTGGCAGCTCATTTGATTGAACACGGGATAGAGCTAATTTTCGGGGACAACCCGGTCGCCTTCACTGGCAGTCCAGAACAGGGCCTAACCGCTCTGCAGACGGCCAGGGGCAGAACATTGCCAGCAGGACTTGCGGTTATCGGTAAGGGAGTTAACCCCAATAGCGATTTCCTTGGCCGGGAAAAAGGCATACCGGTTAACCAATTTCAGGAAACAGAGTACGAAAATATCTATGCTGCCGGGGATGTGACCCTGGCCAAAGAAAAAGTTACCGGGAAACTGCGTAACCTGGCCCTTTGGCCGGTAGCAGCCAGACAGGGTTTAATTGCTGCCAGAAATATGGCCGGGTATAAAACAGCCTGGGATGATTATCAACCGGGCAATTCTGCTCATTTTGGCAGTTTGCGGCTGATTACCGGCGGACTTTCACCTTTGACTCCAGCTGAGGCTGAGGTGGAGGTTATAAAAGATAGGGGGAAAGAATACCAGAAGCTTGTTTTCCTTGAAGGAACCCTGGCCGGATTTATTTTGCTTGGAGCATCGGCCCGGATTGCCGGACCTCTTTCCTGGGGTCTAGGGAGTTGGAAAAAAGCGCAAGCACTGGACTGGTTCAGCAGGAAAAAAGCTGTTTTTGTCGAATAAAAAACAAAAAACAATTTGGAGCTGAGATTATGCAAATTCGCTCAAGGATTTTGGCCGGAATGATGTTGTTCCTGCTTTTAAGTGGTTGCGCTAAAGGTAGTACTATTTCCGGATATGACCAGAGCTGGCTGGCAGCTGATGCCAGAGAGGGATTGCAGGCTGCCTGGGAGAGGGATTATCGCCTCTTGAGCATTGTAGCAGGCAATATCAACCGGTTACGCAGTTCTGACCAGCCCGCCTGGATTCTCGGAAAAGCTACGGGAGCACTGGAAGCTTTTATTTATACTGAGGAACAGGAATATCAACGTTTGGATGAAAACCGTAATATTAGCGTGGAGATAAAAAAAGAGCTGGTTACTCCCGGGCTTTTAAGTCAGTTGTTGCAAACCAGAGCGGTACTAACCCACATTAAACAGGATATATTTGAACCCTGGAGCCAGAGCCTTCTGACCAATCAAGCCTTAACGGTAGAACAGGAA
This genomic stretch from Carboxydocella sporoproducens DSM 16521 harbors:
- a CDS encoding NAD(P)/FAD-dependent oxidoreductase, with protein sequence MACLQREIVIVGNSIAGITAAQELRRLVPWRKITILTAEAEGGFYSKPLLTYFLAQKIQSEQIYIKTAAAIKEQGIEQITDYKVQAIDVNRRLIVDKQGKEIQYQKLLIASGADPVAIDLPGVELKGVTPLRTLEHLQIIKARLQQTQKCAIIGGGLVGLKTAWALRELDKQVSMIISSSYPFSQGLDKRAGEILAAHLIEHGIELIFGDNPVAFTGSPEQGLTALQTARGRTLPAGLAVIGKGVNPNSDFLGREKGIPVNQFQETEYENIYAAGDVTLAKEKVTGKLRNLALWPVAARQGLIAARNMAGYKTAWDDYQPGNSAHFGSLRLITGGLSPLTPAEAEVEVIKDRGKEYQKLVFLEGTLAGFILLGASARIAGPLSWGLGSWKKAQALDWFSRKKAVFVE